A window of Cryptomeria japonica chromosome 3, Sugi_1.0, whole genome shotgun sequence contains these coding sequences:
- the LOC131050337 gene encoding G-type lectin S-receptor-like serine/threonine-protein kinase LECRK3: MAACHVLLPLAFIVCLLWPINVFGQQQQINIASTLNTSTHSKWVSPNGEFAFGFDITTPTQYLIGVWFDDINFPKSLVWTANRDKPLEEGSTLQLNVTGLHVFDSQGRLQTIFPSLTGVDAAEVRKNGNFVVLDKSNNTIWQSFDHPTDTLLPGQTLKRGSKIYSSATTATYSTGRFVLAYQNNGDLILSLAERLGDNSSDYWKLAIGNNSTALNISTNGYLCFVDNSSNASITPCNVSSREAQKQAVRKVSLDADGILRGYLWSKPDDDGDEGNNPTPSWVPAWQALDDPCQVSGQCGFNSICNVTQDKLPSCTCPPGFSLVDKKDPLKGCLQNSYDQICSANASSAVMMELESVDWPGNDYATILSFNESECKQACLDDCMCIVVIYEIGICRKKASPLRDGRITSASKAFVKVLSKVLPPSTAPSEYGDQRKESSEKLISSIAFSLVGCLSALIVVMLIIWLFVCLPKLRTVQEKGSFDGGLKSFTYQELYLATKGFKEELGRGAFGKVYKGELLDGRMIAVKKLEKPVKRDSRVDGGADEKEFRAEMNSIGATHHKNLVQLYGFCEEGYHRLLVYQYMSNGSLDQVLFKSGIYLDWKLRVQIALGIARGLLYLHEECMNRILHCDIKPQNILLDENLNAKISDFGMAKLIRTEQTRTFTQARGTFAYIAPEWYKNMAITVKVDIYSFGVMLLEIICRRKMVDLDVLENEMVLSDWAYDCLKRGGLIELVQEQLSREELSELERMVLVGLWCIQQDPCFRPSTKAVVQMLEGTIEICVPPLPTPPSSPSTAASHASNSTDHISFIR, encoded by the coding sequence ATGGCAGCCTGTCATGTGCTCCTTCCTTTGGCCTTCATTGTCTGTCTGCTCTGGCCAATCAATGTGTTTGGCCAGCAGCAACAGATCAACATTGCCTCAACTCTCAATACTTCCACACACTCAAAATGGGTTTCACCAAATGGGGAATTTGCATTTGGGTTTGATATTACAACTCCCACGCAATATTTGATTGGTGTGTGGTTTGACGACATAAATTTTCCAAAAAGTCTGGTTTGGACAGCCAACAGAGACAAACCGCTGGAAGAGGGTTCTACTCTGCAGCTCAATGTGACCGGCCTCCACGTCTTTGATTCCCAAGGGAGGTTACAGACCATATTTCCTTCCCTCACAGGAGTAGATGCTGCTGAAGTGAGAAAAAATGGTAACTTTGTGGTGCTAgacaaatctaacaacaccatctGGCAGAGCTTCGACCATCCTACAGATACTCTCTTGCCCGGCCAAACACTGAAGCGTGGATCTAAAATCTATTCCAGCGCTACCACTGCAACCTATTCAACGGGGAGATTCGTGTTGGCGTATCAGAATAATGGGGATTTGATCCTTTCACTGGCTGAGCGTTTGGGTGACAATTCGAGCGATTACTGGAAGTTAGCGATTGGTAATAATTCTACTGCCTTGAACATTTCTACGAATGGATACTTATGTTTTGTAGACAATTCTTCAAATGCTAGTATTACTCCATGTAATGTTAGCTCTAGAGAGGCGCAGAAACAGGCTGTTCGTAAAGTGAGCTTAGATGCCGATGGAATTTTGAGAGGGTATTTGTGGAGTAAGCCAGATGATGATGGCGATGAAGGTAATAATCCTACTCCTTCCTGGGTACCTGCATGGCAAGCCTTGGATGATCCTTGCCAAGTGAGTGGTCAGTGTGGATTCAACAGCATCTGTAATGTGACCCAGGATAAGTTACCGTCCTGTACATGCCCTCCAGGATTCTCTCTGGTTGATAAAAAAGACCCATTGAAGGGATGCCTTCAAAATTCTTACGATCAGATCTGCAGTGCCAATGCAAGCAGTGCTGTGATGATGGAGCTTGAAAGCGTGGATTGGCCAGGGAATGACTATGCAACAATTTTGTCTTTTAATGAAAGTGAGTGCAAGCAGGCGTGCCTGGATGATTGTATGTGCATAGTGGTCATCTATGAAATTGGAATTTGCCGGAAGAAAGCGAGCCCACTAAGGGATGGCCGCATAACATCTGCCAGCAAAGCTTTTGTCAAGGTATTATCCAAAGTCCTCCCTCCATCAACTGCTCCGTCAGAGTATGGAGATCAGAGGAAGGAGTCCAGTGAGAAGCTAATTAGTTCCATTGCATTTAGCCTGGTGGGTTGTCTTTCGGCTCTTATAGTAGTCATGTTGATAATATGGTTATTTGTCTGTCTTCCCAAGCTGAGAACTGTACAAGAAAAGGGTTCATTCGATGGGGGACTAAAATCATTTACATATCAAGAACTATACTTGGCAACAAAAGGATTTAAAGAAGAGCTGGGAAGAGGTGCCTTCGGAAAGGTGTATAAAGGGGAACTGTTGGACGGAAGAATGATTGCTGTGAAGAAGCTTGAGAAGCCCGTGAAGCGAGACAGCCGCGTTGATGGAGGAGCAGATGAAAAGGAGTTTAGAGCAGAGATGAATAGCATTGGAGCAACCCATCATAAAAATCTCGTTCAGCTGTATGGTTTTTGTGAGGAGGGTTACCACAGGCTTTTGGTGTACCAATACATGAGCAATGGGTCTCTAGACCAGGTTCTTTTCAAAAGTGGCATCTATCTTGACTGGAAGTTGCGTGTTCAAATCGCTCTTGGAATTGCAAGGGGACTCCTCTATTTGCACGAAGAGTGTATGAATCGTATACTCCACTGTGACATCAAGCCTCAGAACATACTTCTGGATGAAAATCTCAATGCAAAAATATCCGACTTTGGCATGGCTAAATTGATCAGGACAGAACAGACCCGCACATTTACTCAAGCGCGGGGGACCTTTGCTTACATAGCTCCTGAATGGTACAAGAATATGGCAATCACTGTGAAAGTTGACATTTATAGCTTTGGAGTGATGCTGCTAGAAATTATTTGTAGGAGGAAAATGGTGGATCTGGATGTCCTGGAGAATGAAATGGTTTTGTCTGATTGGGCTTATGACTGTTTGAAACGAGGAGGGCTGATAGAGTTGGTCCAGGAGCAGCTGTCCAGAGaggagttgagtgagttggaaAGGATGGTGTTGGTGGGACTATGGTGTATTCAACAGGATCCCTGTTTTCGACCATCGACCAAAGCAGTTGTTCAGATGTTGGAAGGCACAATTGAGATTTGTGTGCCGCCGCTCCCTACTCCGCCATCTTCTCCTTCAACTGCTGCAAGTCACGCCTCTAATTCAACCGACCATATTTCTTTTATCAGATAG